One genomic segment of Methanothermococcus okinawensis IH1 includes these proteins:
- a CDS encoding radical SAM protein, producing MGYFKADKDKIAFGPVPSRRLGKSLGINNIPNKYCSYDCIYCQVGRTINKTIKRQEFYKVEDIVSSVKKKVHNLKNNNEKIDYITYVPDGEPTLDINLKKEVEELKKLDIPIAIITNTSLMYREDVRNDLMDFNLVSLKVNTVEEEFWKIIDRPHDELNLKDILEGILTFKESFKGKIITETMLLDGINYTDEVIEDTAKFLKRLSPNKCYISIPIRPPAEKIKPASEEIINKVFQIFSNVIGLDKVEYLIGYEGNEFAYSGNIEEDLLSITSVHPMRKEGVEELLKKANANWDIVDKLIKENKLIKLKYGNNTFYMRKLKSRL from the coding sequence ATGGGATATTTCAAAGCAGATAAGGATAAAATAGCATTTGGACCTGTTCCATCAAGAAGACTTGGAAAAAGTTTGGGAATAAACAACATACCAAACAAATATTGTAGCTATGATTGTATATATTGTCAGGTAGGAAGAACAATAAATAAAACCATTAAAAGACAGGAATTTTATAAAGTGGAAGATATTGTTTCATCCGTTAAAAAGAAGGTGCATAATTTAAAAAATAATAATGAAAAAATTGATTATATTACCTATGTTCCAGATGGAGAACCTACTCTTGATATTAACTTAAAAAAGGAAGTTGAAGAATTAAAGAAGTTGGATATTCCTATCGCCATAATTACAAATACTTCTTTAATGTATAGGGAGGATGTAAGAAACGATTTAATGGATTTTAACCTTGTTTCTCTAAAAGTAAATACTGTTGAGGAGGAGTTCTGGAAAATCATTGATAGACCACATGATGAGTTAAACTTAAAGGATATATTGGAAGGAATTTTAACATTTAAAGAAAGTTTTAAGGGAAAAATAATAACTGAAACCATGCTGTTGGATGGAATTAACTACACAGATGAAGTAATAGAAGATACTGCAAAATTTTTAAAGAGATTATCTCCAAATAAATGTTATATAAGTATTCCTATAAGACCACCTGCTGAAAAAATCAAACCTGCCAGTGAAGAAATCATAAACAAAGTATTTCAGATATTTTCAAATGTCATAGGACTTGATAAAGTCGAATATTTGATAGGTTATGAAGGTAATGAATTCGCATATTCGGGAAATATTGAAGAGGATTTGTTATCAATCACATCGGTTCATCCTATGAGAAAGGAAGGCGTTGAAGAATTGCTAAAAAAAGCCAATGCTAACTGGGATATTGTAGATAAATTGATAAAAGAAAATAAATTGATAAAACTAAAATATGGCAACAATACATTTTATATGAGGAAATTAAAAAGTAGGTTATAA
- a CDS encoding flagellar protein G, with protein sequence MASNVFSEIIIFVSVLIIAASVSGILATSTHKLSIGINNKGDILSSKLSQDFEIINDPADIPRNQSTGIISVYIKNTGKTPITFNKGVLTVLIDGDIKSINSTTVVDDSSSNELLNPSKVGKIDVNYNTTGYHRIKVVSENGVARTLKVDIQ encoded by the coding sequence ATGGCATCCAACGTATTCTCAGAAATAATTATATTCGTCAGTGTTTTGATAATTGCTGCGTCTGTTTCTGGGATTTTAGCAACTAGCACCCATAAATTATCTATCGGAATAAATAATAAAGGAGACATACTTTCGTCAAAATTATCCCAGGATTTTGAAATTATCAATGACCCTGCGGATATTCCAAGGAATCAATCAACGGGTATTATTTCGGTATATATAAAAAATACTGGAAAAACGCCAATAACATTTAATAAAGGGGTTTTGACAGTTTTAATTGATGGAGATATTAAATCTATAAATTCTACAACAGTGGTAGATGATAGTTCATCAAATGAATTGTTAAATCCATCGAAAGTTGGTAAAATTGATGTTAACTACAACACAACAGGATACCACCGAATAAAAGTGGTTTCTGAGAATGGGGTGGCTAGGACATTGAAGGTAGACATTCAATGA
- a CDS encoding ATPase domain-containing protein — MKLAKIELSRDDVHKRLGGGIPYGSIILIEGEESTGKSIIAQRLAYGFLQNAHSVTYVSTQLTTLEFVKQMMSLKYNINKKLLSGVLLYIPVYPLISDNLQKEDFIKKLMETRIFYEKDIIIYDTISSLIINDASDVKVNDLIAFFKRIAAMNKIVIYTINPKELPESVLTLFRTAATMVLKTEIYTFGGSVKNLVRIEKYNLARGPYQKTMVFRVEPNLGIAVEISSVA; from the coding sequence ATGAAGTTGGCAAAAATCGAACTTAGTAGGGATGATGTTCATAAAAGATTGGGTGGAGGTATTCCATATGGGAGTATAATTCTTATAGAAGGTGAAGAATCAACTGGAAAATCAATAATTGCTCAAAGATTAGCCTACGGCTTCTTACAAAATGCTCATTCAGTTACCTATGTTTCAACACAACTAACAACGTTGGAGTTTGTAAAGCAGATGATGTCATTAAAATATAATATAAATAAAAAACTTTTGAGTGGAGTTTTATTGTATATCCCGGTATATCCATTAATATCTGATAATCTTCAAAAGGAAGATTTTATAAAAAAACTTATGGAAACAAGGATATTTTATGAAAAAGATATCATAATATATGATACCATATCCTCCCTCATAATAAATGATGCAAGCGATGTTAAAGTTAATGATTTAATAGCTTTTTTTAAAAGGATAGCAGCCATGAATAAGATTGTAATTTACACCATCAATCCAAAAGAACTACCAGAATCTGTTTTAACATTATTTAGAACAGCTGCTACAATGGTATTAAAAACTGAAATTTACACATTTGGAGGGAGTGTTAAGAACCTTGTAAGGATTGAAAAATATAATTTAGCAAGGGGCCCATATCAAAAAACCATGGTATTTAGAGTAGAGCCTAATTTAGGTATTGCAGTGGAAATATCATCCGTAGCATAA
- a CDS encoding FlaD/FlaE family flagellar protein gives MDTSTLSSILFEAHKPAKLEEIPEDPISIIFTFKWLEYLSERVGYSNIADTMEFYYNLGWLSDKAVLSLLKYLKGIKPGNEDIDEASGNLTIADHLVSLLFIERLNGKKISSELLDKIEWEIRRIKKGVEQYYGI, from the coding sequence ATGGATACATCAACATTATCTTCAATATTATTTGAAGCACATAAACCAGCTAAATTAGAGGAAATTCCAGAGGACCCAATATCAATAATATTTACTTTTAAATGGTTGGAATATTTATCTGAAAGAGTAGGTTATTCAAATATTGCCGATACGATGGAATTTTACTATAATTTAGGATGGTTATCAGATAAAGCAGTATTGAGTTTGTTAAAATATTTAAAAGGTATTAAACCAGGAAATGAAGATATAGATGAAGCTTCTGGCAATCTTACGATTGCGGACCATTTAGTTTCACTGTTATTTATAGAAAGATTAAATGGTAAAAAAATTTCTAGCGAATTGCTTGATAAGATAGAATGGGAAATAAGGAGAATAAAAAAGGGGGTTGAACAATACTATGGGATTTAG
- a CDS encoding NAD(P)-binding protein, whose protein sequence is MKIGIVGAGLGGLLAGALLSKENEVVIYEKLPIVGGRFTNIGYKGYQLTTGALHMIPHGANGYLAQLLKKAGCNIYIENSNPDGLFRINKKNHTYKNIFNLVGLKDKIKGLKMAANLKIGNVDKNISFGEFLEDIPLALDIGNSFTGWALSLNAYDTPMEEILKIAQNYYKFGGPGIPIGGCKGVIDELVRVIKNNNGKIITNYNVKRIEIDDNKGYINPEENEEEFDIIISNLSPKLTENLSNMKIIKEKVPIPSKGIKVSIGCREKLIEHNGVLFTPESERINGLNCPSNVDKNLAKEGYNLIMVHATQIKDNVKNEIDRVLSDIDNLFGENNIKDYEILHIQSYRDEIPVNHASNGTDLNPVVNNRFYLVGDGVKGKGGIEVEGVALSVLNAIEYINKRYN, encoded by the coding sequence ATGAAAATAGGAATAGTAGGAGCAGGATTAGGCGGTTTATTAGCAGGAGCTCTACTCTCAAAAGAAAATGAAGTAGTTATTTATGAAAAATTACCCATTGTTGGTGGGAGATTCACAAATATTGGATATAAAGGATATCAACTTACCACCGGAGCTCTACACATGATACCACATGGGGCTAATGGATATTTGGCACAATTACTCAAAAAAGCTGGATGTAACATATATATTGAAAATTCCAATCCTGATGGGCTTTTTAGGATAAATAAAAAAAATCATACCTATAAAAATATATTTAATCTTGTTGGATTGAAGGATAAAATAAAAGGTCTAAAAATGGCAGCCAATTTAAAAATTGGAAATGTGGATAAAAATATATCTTTTGGAGAATTTTTGGAAGATATACCTTTGGCATTGGATATTGGGAACTCATTTACAGGCTGGGCTTTAAGTTTAAATGCCTATGACACTCCAATGGAAGAGATACTTAAAATAGCTCAAAATTACTATAAATTTGGAGGTCCAGGCATACCAATTGGAGGCTGTAAAGGAGTAATAGATGAGCTCGTCAGGGTAATAAAAAATAACAATGGAAAAATAATTACAAATTACAATGTTAAGAGGATAGAAATTGATGATAATAAAGGATATATAAATCCAGAAGAAAATGAAGAAGAATTCGATATAATAATAAGTAATTTATCTCCAAAATTAACTGAAAACCTATCTAATATGAAAATAATAAAAGAAAAGGTACCTATTCCATCAAAAGGTATAAAGGTATCCATAGGATGCAGAGAAAAACTTATAGAACATAACGGAGTTTTATTTACGCCAGAGAGTGAGAGAATAAATGGTTTAAACTGTCCTTCAAATGTTGATAAAAACCTTGCAAAAGAAGGATATAATTTAATAATGGTTCATGCTACCCAGATTAAAGATAATGTTAAAAATGAGATAGATAGGGTTTTAAGCGATATTGATAATTTATTTGGTGAAAATAACATTAAAGATTATGAAATTCTACACATACAGTCATATAGGGATGAAATACCTGTAAATCATGCTTCAAATGGCACAGATTTAAATCCTGTTGTTAATAATAGATTTTATCTTGTTGGCGATGGAGTTAAGGGAAAAGGTGGAATTGAGGTTGAAGGTGTTGCTTTAAGCGTATTAAATGCTATTGAATATATTAATAAAAGATATAACTAA
- the flaJ gene encoding archaellar assembly protein FlaJ, translating to MFLNILSRVGLKPRDYLLKYILPSIILSIGLVIMGMTYFSGYIKLLMLVISILILGSAIGYPYIELDSQKNQINEKLHIFITKFGVLSITDLDRKELMKILAQEKEELGQLANESKKIYVLIKRWNQSLAEACRFLAQRTPSSEFADFLDRMAYSIDSGEELKDFLAKEQSIVMNDYAAFYKRALYSLDMFKEMYISAVTSLAFFVTFAVIAPFIAHYNFVTTVTVALIGFVLVEICLVYVIKSKMPTDRLWHTGEKPTRVDLKLRRYLIASIILTIITTGFLIWGKYVAEIPKVSEIPYQILFATGFTPLLIGGYVAKREESLVIRKEYNFPDFLRSLGDSVSAKGGGMEDSLKYLSSHDFGPLTKDLEQLYKRVSIRIDNNKAWRLFGFETCSYLIQLFSEMFERCTFLGGDPGKASEIIGNNFRKIINLRKSKYQSVEQFAGIMYGLGGGLALALYTSYGVAHMVNNLYTSLEIPEAMITVINVIAPGDLSIISYLMYACMAIYALISGYMIKIMDGGHPQVLLMHFIIILWIISIVSYITELIINKILGVGIPLF from the coding sequence ATGTTCTTAAATATTTTATCCCGTGTTGGATTAAAACCCAGAGATTATTTATTAAAATATATACTACCTTCAATTATTCTTTCAATTGGTTTAGTGATTATGGGGATGACTTATTTTTCAGGATATATAAAATTATTAATGTTGGTTATTTCAATATTGATTTTAGGTAGTGCCATAGGTTATCCATACATAGAATTAGATAGTCAAAAAAATCAGATAAACGAAAAACTACACATATTTATAACAAAATTTGGTGTTTTGTCAATAACCGATTTAGATAGAAAAGAACTCATGAAAATTCTTGCACAGGAAAAGGAGGAGCTCGGACAATTAGCCAATGAATCCAAAAAAATATATGTATTGATAAAAAGGTGGAATCAATCACTTGCTGAAGCTTGCAGATTTTTAGCACAGAGAACTCCAAGCAGTGAATTTGCAGATTTTTTAGATAGAATGGCATATTCAATAGATAGTGGTGAAGAACTCAAAGATTTCTTAGCTAAGGAGCAATCAATAGTTATGAATGATTATGCTGCATTTTATAAGCGAGCGTTGTATTCATTGGATATGTTTAAAGAGATGTATATTAGTGCAGTCACATCTCTTGCATTTTTTGTAACTTTTGCAGTTATAGCTCCATTCATAGCACACTATAATTTTGTAACCACAGTTACTGTGGCATTAATCGGATTTGTTTTGGTGGAGATATGTTTGGTATATGTTATCAAAAGTAAAATGCCCACAGATAGGCTATGGCATACTGGTGAAAAACCTACTCGTGTAGATTTAAAACTTAGGAGATATTTGATAGCCTCAATAATTTTAACTATAATTACCACAGGCTTTCTTATTTGGGGAAAATATGTCGCAGAAATTCCCAAAGTGTCTGAAATTCCATATCAAATATTATTTGCTACTGGATTTACGCCTCTCTTAATCGGAGGATATGTTGCCAAAAGAGAGGAGAGTTTAGTTATAAGAAAAGAATATAATTTTCCAGATTTTTTAAGGTCCTTGGGAGATTCGGTTAGTGCAAAAGGAGGAGGTATGGAAGATTCCTTAAAATATTTATCGTCTCATGATTTTGGTCCATTGACAAAAGATTTAGAACAACTTTATAAGAGAGTATCAATAAGAATCGATAATAATAAAGCATGGAGACTTTTTGGTTTTGAAACATGTAGTTATCTGATACAGTTATTTTCAGAAATGTTTGAAAGATGTACATTTTTGGGGGGTGACCCTGGAAAAGCTTCTGAAATCATAGGCAATAATTTTCGTAAAATAATTAATTTAAGGAAATCAAAGTATCAAAGCGTAGAACAATTTGCAGGTATAATGTATGGATTGGGAGGAGGTCTTGCCCTTGCATTATATACATCTTATGGTGTAGCCCACATGGTAAATAATTTATACACATCCCTTGAAATCCCAGAGGCAATGATTACTGTTATAAATGTTATAGCCCCCGGAGATTTATCAATAATATCCTATTTAATGTATGCATGCATGGCAATATATGCTTTAATTTCAGGATACATGATAAAAATAATGGATGGCGGACATCCGCAGGTTTTATTAATGCATTTTATAATAATACTTTGGATAATTTCTATTGTATCCTATATCACCGAGCTCATAATAAATAAAATATTGGGGGTAGGTATTCCATTGTTTTAA
- a CDS encoding type II/IV secretion system ATPase subunit, with protein sequence MADEFKTAMERNPHLRKYVDKFKKTYLKMPEFMTGLSRDLKELKYPNILYPIGDPLFVHIFGTQDVNTKYIVIEPRLETSDERLTYKMIMDKLLEYAPYADSPENDEEFGKILTDLFNKITKVVDNKKSRKKLFNFLNPGKVEITKYERDKYLYLLKRDLVGLGVLEPIKRDPYIEDIHVIGSNGCQLVHKIFDMLPTNIRWENDIELSNYLKNMCERIGRPVSDANPVVDGSLPDGSRINIIYSTDVSLKGPSFTIRKFTDVPISITQLISWGTMSAQTAAYLWLCLEYGMSIFICGETASGKTTTLNAILPFIKPKSKVFSCEDTSEVKPPQPVWQQLLTRERGPEESRVTLFDLLRAALRSRPNYIIVGEIRSVEGAVAFQAMQTGHPVLSTFHAANVKKMIQRLNGEPINIPLTFMDNLNVALFQLAVYSRGKFLRRVVGVEEIEGYYKEVDGVITRGVFEWDPQKDKHNFTGLNNSYILEDKIANVAGYDDPREIYNELNLRTRILEEMIARGMFGYYEVLDVIWSFYEKGLEGLPFPI encoded by the coding sequence ATGGCAGATGAGTTTAAAACCGCTATGGAAAGAAACCCTCATTTGCGTAAGTATGTGGACAAGTTCAAAAAAACCTATTTAAAAATGCCAGAATTCATGACTGGTTTATCGAGAGATTTAAAAGAACTTAAATATCCAAATATTCTTTATCCGATTGGTGATCCCTTATTTGTCCATATATTTGGAACTCAGGATGTTAATACAAAGTATATAGTTATAGAACCCAGGTTGGAAACTTCTGATGAAAGATTAACTTATAAAATGATAATGGATAAACTTTTGGAATATGCTCCTTATGCCGATTCTCCTGAAAATGATGAAGAATTTGGAAAAATACTAACCGACTTATTTAACAAAATTACCAAGGTTGTCGATAATAAAAAAAGTAGAAAAAAACTCTTTAATTTTTTAAATCCTGGAAAAGTTGAAATTACAAAATATGAAAGGGACAAATACCTATATTTGTTAAAAAGGGATTTAGTAGGATTGGGTGTGCTTGAACCTATTAAACGAGACCCTTATATAGAGGATATACACGTAATAGGTTCAAATGGTTGTCAGCTCGTTCATAAAATATTTGATATGCTTCCTACAAATATTAGATGGGAGAATGACATTGAACTTTCAAATTATTTAAAAAATATGTGTGAAAGGATAGGCAGGCCAGTTTCTGATGCAAATCCTGTGGTTGATGGTTCTCTTCCTGATGGTTCCAGGATAAATATTATTTATTCAACTGATGTTTCATTAAAGGGTCCTTCATTTACCATTAGGAAATTTACAGATGTTCCGATAAGTATTACTCAACTTATTAGTTGGGGGACAATGTCAGCTCAAACTGCGGCATATTTGTGGCTTTGTTTAGAGTATGGTATGAGTATATTTATTTGTGGAGAAACGGCATCAGGAAAAACCACAACTTTAAATGCCATATTGCCATTTATTAAACCAAAATCTAAGGTGTTTTCTTGTGAGGATACTTCTGAGGTAAAACCTCCTCAGCCAGTATGGCAACAGTTATTAACAAGGGAGAGAGGACCTGAGGAAAGTAGGGTTACACTTTTTGATTTATTAAGGGCTGCACTGAGGTCTAGACCTAATTATATTATTGTTGGAGAAATAAGGAGTGTTGAAGGTGCAGTGGCATTTCAAGCAATGCAGACAGGACACCCTGTGTTATCTACATTCCACGCTGCAAATGTTAAAAAAATGATTCAAAGATTAAATGGTGAGCCAATTAACATTCCCCTAACTTTCATGGATAACCTCAATGTGGCATTATTTCAGCTTGCGGTGTATAGCAGGGGCAAGTTTTTAAGGAGGGTTGTAGGTGTTGAAGAAATTGAGGGGTATTATAAAGAAGTAGATGGAGTAATTACAAGAGGAGTGTTTGAATGGGACCCTCAAAAGGATAAACATAATTTTACAGGGCTTAACAACAGTTATATTCTTGAAGATAAAATTGCAAATGTGGCAGGTTATGATGATCCCAGGGAGATATATAATGAATTAAATTTAAGGACTAGAATACTTGAAGAAATGATAGCAAGAGGGATGTTTGGATATTATGAGGTTTTAGATGTAATATGGAGTTTTTATGAAAAAGGATTGGAAGGTCTTCCATTCCCTATCTGA
- a CDS encoding FlaD/FlaE family flagellar protein, whose amino-acid sequence MVSETELYSSSTLEDYLTEDELEEYLENLKTKIPSFIVELLKNNLKNRRLTKNQLDRIVHRVTDLYLGKKPEDKKAEELTAKINDLSNKLDALMKVAAISSATKVSEDIKKELTDIEGDEEVKTENLEDMVEDNEKTDNVNEKTDVMEKDDECKLITEDLDEEEQAHGELETSETEKKEEKKFEEKEHIEEEKTENSKNVPIIEEEVINMPTDLTGMHDKKYNLEELPEDTISTMLVFKWLEFLISRVGLSNLIDILDYYNSLGWISEKVANRLIKISKNMKYLNEEFRKPMDKMISEDHIVSLLYIEKLAGRPIPIDELESMDREINRIRKWAEELQSI is encoded by the coding sequence ATGGTTAGTGAAACAGAATTATATTCATCTTCCACATTGGAAGATTACTTAACTGAGGATGAGTTGGAGGAATATTTGGAGAATTTAAAAACCAAAATTCCTTCATTTATTGTTGAATTATTAAAAAATAATTTGAAAAACAGAAGATTGACTAAGAATCAACTGGATAGGATAGTACATAGAGTTACTGATCTTTACTTGGGTAAAAAACCAGAAGATAAAAAAGCAGAGGAATTAACTGCTAAAATCAATGATTTGAGTAATAAATTGGATGCACTTATGAAAGTTGCGGCAATATCTTCTGCAACAAAAGTGTCTGAGGATATCAAAAAAGAACTTACTGACATAGAAGGAGACGAAGAGGTGAAGACGGAGAACTTGGAGGATATGGTAGAAGATAATGAAAAAACTGATAATGTTAATGAAAAAACTGATGTGATGGAAAAAGATGATGAATGCAAATTAATTACAGAAGATTTAGATGAGGAAGAACAGGCCCATGGAGAATTAGAAACCTCTGAAACTGAAAAAAAAGAGGAAAAAAAATTTGAAGAGAAAGAGCACATCGAAGAGGAAAAAACTGAAAATTCAAAAAATGTTCCTATTATTGAAGAGGAGGTCATTAATATGCCAACAGATTTAACGGGCATGCATGATAAAAAATATAATCTCGAAGAATTACCTGAGGACACCATATCTACAATGTTGGTCTTTAAATGGCTTGAATTTTTAATAAGTAGAGTTGGATTAAGCAATTTAATAGATATTTTAGATTATTATAATAGCTTAGGGTGGATATCTGAAAAAGTTGCCAATAGGTTGATAAAAATCTCAAAAAACATGAAATACCTCAATGAAGAATTTAGAAAACCTATGGATAAGATGATATCGGAAGATCATATAGTTTCATTACTTTATATTGAAAAATTAGCTGGTAGGCCAATACCCATAGATGAGTTAGAAAGTATGGATCGGGAGATAAATAGAATAAGAAAATGGGCGGAAGAATTGCAAAGTATATAA
- a CDS encoding flagellar protein F, whose amino-acid sequence MGFSSTAGLIVILSTVLVCSIYLYSSVDLNIVKMDNAYSDYINCLNNKAHEKLIILSAVNSSDTINITLLNNGSLTHEPDKWTVLYNGTPKNFEISPNIVYLTPLNNITIIINATAPARICVVSEYGNKYYYNLN is encoded by the coding sequence ATGGGATTTAGTTCAACTGCTGGTTTAATAGTTATACTATCAACAGTATTGGTTTGTTCCATATATCTATATAGTTCAGTAGATTTAAACATTGTTAAGATGGATAATGCATATTCTGACTACATAAATTGTTTGAATAATAAAGCACATGAAAAATTGATAATATTATCTGCGGTAAATTCAAGCGATACTATAAATATCACACTTTTAAATAATGGTTCATTAACTCATGAACCCGATAAATGGACGGTACTGTATAATGGCACACCAAAGAACTTTGAAATTAGCCCAAATATAGTGTATTTAACGCCATTGAATAATATTACAATTATCATAAATGCCACCGCTCCTGCAAGAATATGTGTAGTTTCAGAATATGGAAATAAATATTATTATAATCTAAATTAG